A single region of the Lactobacillus isalae genome encodes:
- a CDS encoding helix-hairpin-helix domain-containing protein, translated as MDFEKIKEFIIKKKFIVIGVIVLVLGGGYFIQKNNQPAVNNNQVLSERNKTQSTEFSKSETKSPSSTSSFNGSSKQNTVTVDIAGAVKHSGVYTLKNGARLNDLLKMCGGLTDKAETRAINRAALLKDQDQIYVPHVGEKVENIPAATSSSNSSTSSDSTNSSSEQVHLNSATVQDLQKLNGIGQKKAEQIIEYRDQNGGFKQIEDLTKVTGIGEKTFEKLKDQLAL; from the coding sequence ATGGATTTTGAAAAAATAAAAGAATTCATAATCAAAAAGAAGTTCATTGTAATTGGAGTTATTGTTTTGGTTTTAGGCGGAGGATATTTCATTCAGAAGAATAATCAGCCAGCGGTCAATAATAACCAAGTTTTAAGCGAAAGGAACAAAACGCAGTCTACAGAATTTTCTAAGAGCGAAACTAAAAGCCCGTCTTCTACATCAAGTTTCAATGGATCGTCTAAACAAAACACGGTAACAGTTGATATTGCAGGAGCCGTTAAACATAGCGGTGTCTACACACTGAAAAATGGAGCACGATTAAATGACTTGCTAAAAATGTGCGGTGGTTTAACTGATAAGGCAGAAACACGTGCTATTAATCGTGCAGCTCTTTTGAAAGATCAAGATCAGATTTATGTCCCGCATGTTGGTGAAAAAGTAGAAAATATTCCAGCAGCAACTAGTTCTAGCAATAGTTCGACTTCATCTGATTCCACTAATTCTAGTTCAGAGCAAGTTCATTTAAATTCGGCAACAGTTCAAGATCTACAAAAATTAAATGGAATTGGACAAAAGAAGGCAGAACAAATCATTGAGTATCGTGATCAAAATGGTGGTTTTAAGCAAATTGAAGACCTAACTAAAGTAACAGGAATTGGTGAAAAGACTTTTGAAAAGCTCAAAGATCAGCTGGCACTTTAG
- a CDS encoding SepM family pheromone-processing serine protease: MKKNKKIKFWLLGIAAFLIAVVFCLWPTQYYIEAPGEAFQISKYVKSTKKANPNFYLVTVSERPAVMIDYLTSFLRSADSRYSKAELMGTSSSAEYNQMQQYYMETSQNNAIYYAAKKANVPHRQEFLGVYVMEIMKNSTFKNKLKVGDVLVSVNGQKFKSSQDLIKYVSSLKDKKVKVEVIRENKHLTFSGKTVKLAGTKRYGIGIQLVDHTQVVTKPAVKIDAGDIGGPSAGLMFTLECYQLFTGKNLSSKKIAGTGTIDNDGKVGMIGGVDKKVIAASRQGMKVFFAPTDQPEGVKKSETNYAEAVRTAKKIHTKMKIVPVARFEDALNYLEK, translated from the coding sequence ATGAAGAAAAATAAAAAGATAAAATTTTGGCTGCTTGGAATAGCAGCATTTTTAATAGCAGTCGTCTTTTGTTTGTGGCCTACTCAATACTATATTGAAGCTCCAGGTGAGGCTTTTCAAATTAGTAAGTATGTCAAAAGCACTAAAAAGGCCAATCCTAATTTTTATCTCGTAACTGTGAGTGAACGACCTGCAGTTATGATTGACTATTTGACTAGTTTCCTGAGGTCGGCGGATAGTCGTTATTCAAAAGCCGAATTAATGGGAACGTCAAGTAGTGCTGAATATAATCAAATGCAGCAGTATTACATGGAAACTAGTCAGAATAATGCGATTTATTATGCTGCAAAAAAAGCAAATGTCCCTCATCGACAAGAATTTTTAGGCGTTTATGTGATGGAAATTATGAAGAATTCAACTTTTAAAAATAAACTAAAAGTTGGAGACGTCCTAGTTAGCGTAAACGGTCAAAAATTTAAGTCTAGTCAAGATCTGATTAAGTATGTTTCTTCTCTAAAAGACAAAAAGGTGAAGGTAGAAGTTATTAGAGAAAATAAGCATTTAACTTTTTCTGGAAAAACTGTAAAACTAGCGGGAACAAAACGTTATGGAATTGGCATTCAGTTAGTAGACCATACTCAAGTAGTGACAAAGCCTGCAGTTAAGATCGACGCTGGCGATATTGGCGGCCCTTCAGCTGGGTTGATGTTTACGCTTGAGTGCTATCAATTATTTACTGGTAAAAATCTTAGTTCTAAGAAGATAGCTGGTACTGGCACAATTGATAATGATGGTAAAGTGGGGATGATTGGCGGCGTTGATAAGAAAGTAATAGCAGCTAGTCGACAAGGAATGAAAGTCTTTTTTGCGCCAACTGACCAACCAGAAGGCGTTAAAAAGAGTGAAACAAACTATGCTGAAGCAGTAAGAACAGCAAAGAAGATTCACACTAAGATGAAAATTGTTCCTGTAGCCCGTTTTGAAGATGCACTAAATTATTTAGAAAAATAA
- the coaD gene encoding pantetheine-phosphate adenylyltransferase, with protein sequence MTKAIFPGSFDPITNGHVEVVEAAARMFEKLYVVIMTNTSKRYLFNEKERLDLARKVFENDDNVEVIARPAELTVEVAHELDAGAIVRGLRNTADFNYERDIAGINKTLDPNLNTVLLFTRPEDSFISSSMIKETVFFGGDVSTLVPNPVAVALEEKLRNQNNEEK encoded by the coding sequence ATGACAAAAGCAATTTTTCCTGGAAGCTTTGACCCGATAACCAATGGACATGTTGAAGTTGTCGAAGCAGCAGCGAGAATGTTTGAAAAACTGTATGTGGTGATTATGACTAACACCAGCAAGAGGTATCTTTTTAATGAAAAAGAAAGACTAGACTTAGCTAGAAAAGTTTTCGAAAATGATGACAATGTTGAAGTAATTGCTCGTCCCGCAGAATTAACCGTTGAAGTAGCGCATGAGCTTGATGCAGGAGCTATTGTTCGCGGCTTGAGAAATACGGCCGATTTTAATTATGAACGTGATATTGCTGGAATTAACAAGACATTAGATCCAAACTTAAATACAGTTTTATTATTTACCCGTCCCGAAGATAGTTTTATTTCCTCAAGCATGATTAAAGAAACTGTATTTTTTGGCGGAGATGTTTCAACTTTAGTTCCAAATCCAGTTGCAGTTGCTTTGGAAGAAAAATTGAGGAATCAAAACAATGAAGAAAAATAA
- the rsmD gene encoding 16S rRNA (guanine(966)-N(2))-methyltransferase RsmD, translating to MRIIAGKYAKRNLHTLKSNATRPTSDKVKGSLFNSLGQFFDGGQVLDLYAGSGALGIEAVSRGYDSAVLVDISGQACQVIRKNVELTKEEDRFRVLKCSDNRAIKILNEEGKKFDLIFLDPPYAKQKIVKIMTKLLENDLLNANALIVAETDEHDELPEVPGFVIVKDHQLGRTKVKVYKRD from the coding sequence TTGAGAATTATTGCAGGAAAATACGCTAAACGTAATTTACACACTTTAAAAAGTAATGCAACACGGCCAACAAGTGATAAGGTAAAGGGTTCTTTGTTTAATTCTTTAGGTCAATTTTTTGATGGCGGTCAAGTGCTTGACCTCTACGCAGGAAGTGGAGCTTTAGGAATTGAAGCTGTTTCTCGTGGCTATGATAGTGCAGTTTTAGTTGATATTAGTGGACAAGCCTGCCAAGTTATTAGGAAGAATGTCGAGTTAACTAAAGAAGAGGATAGATTTAGAGTTTTAAAATGTAGTGATAATCGTGCAATTAAGATTTTGAATGAGGAAGGGAAAAAATTTGATTTAATCTTTCTTGACCCTCCCTATGCTAAGCAAAAGATTGTTAAGATTATGACTAAATTGCTTGAAAATGATCTATTAAATGCTAATGCGCTTATTGTAGCTGAAACCGATGAGCATGATGAATTACCAGAAGTTCCTGGTTTTGTCATTGTTAAGGATCATCAGTTAGGAAGAACAAAAGTAAAAGTTTATAAGAGGGATTAA
- a CDS encoding YlbG family protein, whose protein sequence is MSLVFKDEPNNKMTARTQLIVWLYQISDQYKLRRFGNIIYFSRKNKYVVLYVSSEYASKVIAELKSKNYVQSVETSKTDELDFSAEHEEEMMRDLKEKAEKLREENEDLRV, encoded by the coding sequence TTGAGTTTGGTTTTTAAAGATGAGCCAAATAATAAAATGACTGCGCGCACGCAGCTAATTGTTTGGCTTTATCAAATTAGCGATCAATACAAGTTACGCCGGTTTGGCAATATTATTTATTTTTCGCGTAAGAATAAGTATGTAGTTCTATATGTAAGTTCAGAATATGCATCTAAGGTAATCGCTGAACTAAAAAGTAAGAATTATGTACAGTCAGTAGAGACATCTAAAACTGATGAGCTTGACTTTTCTGCTGAACATGAAGAAGAAATGATGCGTGATTTGAAGGAAAAAGCAGAAAAATTACGAGAAGAAAACGAGGATTTACGGGTTTGA
- a CDS encoding FtsW/RodA/SpoVE family cell cycle protein, whose protein sequence is MRQKLRYLDYSILIPYLILSTIGVIMVYSASSDILLVNGFSPSVYMKRQIIYFIAAVLFFGIPCFALKLKVFKNRKFVMSYLGVSFLMLLFLIVLKVISHGKAAVNGAVGWINLGFINIQPVEVAKLSLVLYLAFVLSRRDGKFIPGQIWHNLFGPTVISFAMIGLVILEPDFGGSAILFMIVFVMYSVSGIPTKLAVYWLIGLFVGIVLLMLVLLVWTPGFIKDSYQFQRLLAFVHPFKLEKTGGAQLVNSYYAIHNGGLFGVGLGNSMQKRGYLPEPYTDFILSITAEELGVIGAIVIISLLFFLMWRIMEVGIHADSQFNALVCFGVVTMIFTETLFNVGAVLGLLPITGVTLPFISYGGSSMIVLTAALGLVLNISAAEKKTLIESRSVL, encoded by the coding sequence GTGCGACAGAAATTAAGATACTTAGACTATAGCATCTTGATCCCATACCTTATTTTGTCAACCATTGGGGTTATCATGGTCTATTCAGCAAGCTCAGATATTTTGTTAGTAAATGGCTTTTCACCTAGTGTATATATGAAAAGGCAAATTATATATTTTATTGCTGCAGTTCTATTCTTTGGAATCCCATGTTTTGCTTTAAAATTAAAAGTATTCAAAAATAGAAAATTTGTTATGTCTTATTTAGGCGTTTCATTTTTAATGCTATTGTTTTTGATTGTTCTTAAAGTAATTAGTCATGGAAAAGCTGCTGTTAACGGAGCAGTTGGTTGGATTAACTTGGGCTTTATCAATATTCAGCCTGTGGAAGTAGCTAAATTATCTTTGGTATTGTATTTAGCATTTGTCCTCTCAAGACGTGATGGAAAGTTTATTCCAGGTCAAATTTGGCATAATTTATTTGGGCCAACGGTTATTTCATTTGCGATGATTGGGCTAGTTATTTTAGAGCCAGATTTTGGTGGATCAGCTATTTTGTTCATGATCGTATTTGTGATGTACAGTGTTTCTGGTATTCCAACTAAGTTAGCCGTTTATTGGCTTATTGGGCTTTTTGTTGGAATTGTTTTACTAATGCTAGTTCTATTAGTTTGGACACCCGGCTTTATTAAAGATTCTTATCAGTTCCAGCGGTTACTAGCTTTTGTTCATCCATTTAAGCTAGAAAAAACTGGTGGTGCTCAGTTAGTTAATTCCTATTATGCAATTCATAATGGTGGTTTATTTGGGGTTGGTTTAGGTAACAGTATGCAAAAGCGGGGTTACTTACCAGAGCCATATACTGACTTTATTTTGTCAATTACTGCTGAAGAATTAGGTGTAATTGGGGCAATTGTTATTATTAGCCTCTTGTTTTTCTTAATGTGGCGTATTATGGAAGTCGGAATCCATGCTGATTCACAATTCAATGCTTTAGTTTGCTTTGGTGTCGTAACCATGATCTTTACTGAAACGCTCTTTAATGTTGGAGCAGTTTTAGGTCTATTGCCAATTACTGGGGTAACCTTGCCATTTATTTCTTATGGTGGGTCCTCAATGATAGTTTTAACTGCTGCTTTAGGTTTAGTCTTAAATATTTCCGCTGCTGAGAAGAAAACATTGATAGAAAGTAGGAGTGTACTTTGA
- the typA gene encoding translational GTPase TypA — protein MKFGEEFLLQRRDDIRNIAIIAHVDHGKTTLVNQLLKQSDTLPEHMNLEDRAMDSNAIERERGITILSKNTAVKYGDTTINILDTPGHADFGGEVERIMHMVDGCLLLVDAYEGTMPQTRFVLKKALEAGVKPIVVINKIDRPGARPKEVLDEVLELFIELGASDEQLDFPVVYASALNGTSSYDSDPAKQEETMDPIFDTIVKNIPAPVDNSDEPLQFQITMLDWDDYVGRIGVGRIYRGKVKVGDNITVMKRDGSTQNFRVTKLFGYFGLKRNEIQEAKAGDIIAISGINDIYVGETIASADKPEALPLLKIDPPTLQMDFVANDSPFAGREGDQVTPKKLEDRLIRQTRTDVSLKVEPTDQLNAWTVSGRGELHLSILVEELRREGFELQLSRPKVIYREIDGQMCEPFEAVQVDTPDAYVGSVIDSLSQRKGEMKNMESTGNGQTRLEFLVPSRGLIGYNNEFMSQTAGYGIMNHTFDSYKPVVKNWEPGRRNGALVSINQGQSTTYSLQSVEQRGELFIGAGVEVYEGMIVGQSSRERDIAVNVTKGKNLTNTRAAGKDHSASIKTPKTMTLEEAIEFLNDDEYCEVTPESIRLRKKILNTNERKKADKKRNK, from the coding sequence ATGAAGTTCGGGGAGGAATTTCTTTTGCAAAGAAGAGACGATATTAGAAATATTGCCATTATCGCACACGTTGACCATGGTAAGACTACTTTGGTTAACCAATTATTAAAACAATCAGATACATTGCCAGAGCACATGAACCTAGAAGACCGTGCAATGGACTCCAATGCTATTGAACGTGAACGTGGTATTACTATCTTATCTAAGAATACTGCTGTTAAGTACGGTGATACTACAATCAACATTTTGGATACGCCAGGACACGCTGACTTCGGTGGTGAAGTAGAACGTATCATGCACATGGTTGACGGATGTTTATTGCTTGTTGATGCTTACGAAGGTACTATGCCACAAACTCGTTTTGTGCTTAAGAAGGCCTTAGAAGCTGGTGTTAAGCCAATCGTAGTTATTAACAAGATTGACCGTCCAGGTGCTCGTCCAAAGGAAGTATTAGATGAAGTTCTTGAATTATTTATCGAATTAGGGGCAAGCGATGAACAACTTGATTTCCCAGTTGTTTACGCATCTGCTTTAAATGGTACTTCTTCATATGATTCAGACCCAGCTAAGCAAGAAGAAACAATGGATCCTATTTTTGATACTATTGTTAAGAACATTCCTGCTCCAGTTGATAACTCTGACGAACCTTTACAATTCCAAATCACTATGCTTGATTGGGATGACTATGTAGGTCGTATCGGTGTAGGCCGTATTTACCGCGGAAAAGTTAAAGTTGGTGACAACATCACTGTTATGAAGCGTGATGGTTCAACTCAAAACTTCCGTGTTACTAAATTGTTTGGTTACTTCGGTTTGAAGCGTAACGAAATTCAAGAAGCAAAGGCCGGCGACATTATTGCTATTTCTGGTATTAATGATATTTACGTTGGTGAAACTATTGCTTCTGCAGACAAGCCTGAAGCGTTACCACTTCTTAAGATTGATCCACCAACTCTTCAAATGGATTTCGTTGCAAACGACTCACCATTTGCAGGTCGTGAAGGTGATCAAGTTACTCCTAAGAAACTTGAAGATCGTTTGATCCGTCAAACTCGTACTGATGTTTCTTTGAAGGTTGAACCAACTGATCAATTAAATGCTTGGACTGTTTCTGGTCGTGGTGAATTGCACTTATCAATTTTGGTTGAAGAACTTCGTCGTGAAGGCTTTGAATTACAACTTTCACGTCCTAAGGTTATTTACCGTGAAATTGATGGTCAAATGTGTGAACCATTTGAAGCAGTTCAAGTTGATACTCCAGATGCATACGTAGGTTCAGTTATCGATTCTCTTTCACAAAGAAAAGGTGAAATGAAGAATATGGAATCTACTGGTAATGGTCAAACTAGACTTGAATTCTTAGTTCCATCACGTGGTTTGATTGGTTACAACAATGAATTCATGTCTCAAACTGCTGGTTACGGAATTATGAACCATACTTTTGATTCATACAAGCCTGTAGTTAAGAACTGGGAACCAGGTCGTCGTAACGGTGCTTTGGTTTCAATTAACCAAGGTCAATCAACTACTTACTCACTTCAATCAGTTGAACAACGTGGTGAATTATTCATCGGTGCTGGTGTTGAAGTTTACGAAGGTATGATTGTTGGTCAATCATCACGTGAACGTGATATTGCTGTTAACGTAACTAAGGGTAAGAACTTAACTAACACCCGTGCAGCAGGTAAGGACCACTCAGCTTCAATTAAGACTCCTAAGACTATGACTTTGGAAGAAGCTATCGAATTCTTGAATGACGATGAATACTGTGAAGTAACTCCAGAAAGCATTCGTTTACGTAAGAAGATCTTAAACACTAACGAAAGAAAAAAGGCAGATAAGAAGCGTAACAAGTAG
- the def gene encoding peptide deformylase, with the protein MILMHDITRDGNPVLRQVAKPLTFPLADEYKELADEMMQYLINSQDPKIAEKHQLRAGVGLAAPQVGKSIQMAALLVPNDKGEIIFKEVFVNPKILSESVRKACLAEGEGCLSVDKDIEGYVPRPDKLKIRYYTVDGEEKTIRLKDYPAIVASHEIDHLNGHLFYDRINKQNPFDLAEDTIVIS; encoded by the coding sequence TTGATTTTAATGCATGATATTACGCGCGATGGCAACCCTGTCCTAAGACAAGTTGCTAAGCCTTTAACCTTCCCATTAGCTGATGAATACAAGGAACTAGCTGATGAAATGATGCAATATTTAATTAACTCTCAAGACCCTAAAATTGCTGAAAAGCATCAATTAAGAGCAGGTGTCGGTTTAGCTGCTCCTCAAGTTGGTAAAAGCATCCAAATGGCTGCTCTTTTAGTTCCAAATGACAAAGGTGAAATTATCTTCAAAGAAGTATTCGTTAATCCTAAGATTCTTTCTGAATCAGTTAGAAAGGCTTGTCTTGCAGAAGGAGAAGGTTGCTTAAGTGTCGATAAAGATATTGAAGGCTACGTTCCTCGTCCTGATAAGTTGAAAATTCGCTACTACACAGTTGATGGCGAAGAAAAAACAATCCGTTTAAAGGATTATCCAGCAATTGTTGCTTCTCATGAAATTGACCACTTAAACGGTCACCTATTCTATGACCGCATCAATAAGCAAAATCCTTTTGATTTAGCCGAAGATACCATTGTTATTTCTTAA
- a CDS encoding DNA-dependent RNA polymerase subunit epsilon, with the protein MIYKVLYQKDQIVNPRRETTKTLFLEADNVVAARTMVEDNTPYNIELIQELTGNSLAYEKQSPDFKLTTFKSEDK; encoded by the coding sequence ATGATCTACAAAGTTTTATACCAAAAAGACCAGATCGTTAATCCAAGAAGAGAAACTACTAAAACTCTTTTTTTAGAAGCAGATAATGTAGTTGCAGCAAGAACTATGGTTGAGGATAATACCCCCTACAACATTGAACTCATCCAAGAATTAACTGGAAACTCACTTGCTTATGAAAAGCAAAGTCCAGATTTTAAGCTGACAACTTTCAAATCTGAAGATAAATAA
- the rnjA gene encoding ribonuclease J1: MKLKNNEVGVFAIGGLGEIGRNMYCVEYQDEIIIMDCGIKFPEDDMMGINYVISDYSYLIKNRKKIKALVVTHGHEDHIGGIPYLLKKIPEIPVYATPFALALIRGKLDEHGILNSSELHEEHEDTVLKFDKLSVSFFRTTHSIPDTLGIAVHTPEGAVVFTGDFKFDLTPVMNQPAPDFQKMAKLGQEGVLALLSDSTNAEVPTFTKSERFVAHSLHDIITGIKGRIIFATFASNLYRVSTAIKAAVDTGRKVAIFGRSMENGVQNGIDLGYLDIPEGTLVDANEINHTPPEKAMILCTGSQGEPLAALSRIADGTHRQISLQPGDTVIFSSNPIPGNTTSVNHLINKLTEAGANVVHGKIHNVHTSGHAGQEEQKMMIELTKPEYFIPVHGEYRMQVVHTETAQSTGMAKDHTFVLKNGDVLALTKDSSRIAGHINIPDVFVDTSGSDDVGNIVVRDRQILAEEGLVVVVATVDYKHQRVLAGPDILSRGFVYMRESTELISQAQKHVYHILKTEMAKDPQPKENEIRKAIIENLQDFLYSKTERRPMILPMLIEKK, translated from the coding sequence TTGAAATTAAAGAATAACGAAGTCGGCGTTTTCGCTATAGGGGGTCTAGGCGAAATCGGCCGTAATATGTACTGCGTTGAGTACCAAGATGAGATCATCATCATGGACTGCGGTATCAAATTCCCAGAAGACGATATGATGGGAATTAATTATGTTATCTCAGACTATTCTTACCTAATTAAGAATAGAAAGAAAATCAAAGCATTAGTTGTCACTCACGGACATGAAGACCACATTGGTGGAATCCCTTACCTTTTAAAGAAGATTCCTGAAATCCCAGTTTATGCAACACCATTTGCTCTCGCTTTAATCCGCGGGAAACTTGATGAACATGGGATTTTAAATTCTAGTGAACTTCATGAAGAGCATGAAGATACTGTTTTGAAGTTTGATAAGCTTTCTGTTAGCTTCTTTAGAACAACCCACTCAATTCCCGATACTTTAGGAATTGCAGTTCATACTCCAGAAGGTGCAGTAGTATTTACAGGAGATTTCAAATTTGACTTAACTCCAGTAATGAACCAACCTGCTCCTGACTTCCAAAAGATGGCTAAATTAGGTCAAGAAGGCGTACTTGCCCTCTTATCTGATTCAACTAATGCTGAAGTTCCAACTTTTACAAAGTCAGAAAGATTTGTTGCTCATTCCTTACACGATATCATTACTGGAATTAAAGGCAGAATTATTTTTGCAACCTTTGCTTCTAACCTTTATCGTGTATCAACTGCTATCAAAGCAGCTGTCGACACTGGAAGAAAAGTTGCAATCTTTGGTCGCTCAATGGAAAACGGAGTTCAAAATGGTATTGATCTCGGCTACTTAGATATTCCTGAAGGAACTTTAGTCGATGCTAATGAAATTAACCATACTCCACCTGAAAAAGCAATGATTCTATGTACTGGTTCCCAAGGTGAACCCCTTGCTGCTCTTTCAAGAATTGCAGATGGAACTCACCGTCAAATTTCATTGCAGCCAGGCGATACAGTAATCTTTTCATCTAATCCTATTCCAGGAAACACCACTAGTGTTAACCATTTAATTAATAAATTAACTGAAGCTGGTGCTAATGTTGTTCATGGTAAGATTCATAACGTCCACACTTCTGGACATGCTGGTCAAGAAGAACAAAAGATGATGATTGAGCTAACAAAACCTGAATACTTCATTCCTGTTCACGGTGAATATAGAATGCAGGTCGTTCATACTGAAACTGCTCAATCTACTGGAATGGCAAAAGATCACACTTTCGTTCTGAAAAATGGTGATGTTCTTGCTTTAACTAAGGATTCATCAAGAATCGCTGGTCACATTAATATTCCAGATGTCTTCGTTGACACTTCTGGTAGCGATGATGTTGGTAATATTGTTGTTCGTGATCGTCAAATTTTAGCTGAAGAAGGTCTTGTAGTCGTAGTAGCAACTGTTGACTATAAACACCAACGTGTTCTAGCTGGACCAGATATTTTGAGTCGTGGTTTTGTTTACATGCGTGAATCAACTGAATTAATCAGTCAAGCACAAAAGCATGTCTACCATATTCTTAAGACAGAAATGGCTAAAGACCCACAACCAAAAGAAAATGAGATTAGAAAAGCAATTATTGAGAATCTTCAAGATTTCTTATATTCGAAGACTGAAAGAAGACCAATGATTTTGCCAATGCTAATTGAAAAGAAATAA
- a CDS encoding diacylglycerol/lipid kinase family protein, whose translation MKKIHLLVNLKSGSNKGEKALKEIETILKDEKVVYDVQISTYPGQLVPIATKTANDIQNNHECIVVIGGDGSLNQALNGIKNSLYPDTPLAYFPAGTGNDFARAAKLQDDPLKFIKHLKNHPTVTKVDCGRYQDLITGEEKYFVNNLGIGFDAYVVNKTNHSKLKTKFNKINRGNLTYGINIAQALKGQDNFRVKISANNHTYSYDHAYLVTTTNHPYFGGGVPILPIANIHNRKLDIAIVEKPNIFKFLYLFSKLLINGSHMNSNQFHYFEASEIEVKTYQSEYGQLDGEELNNRKFHLKFKVDHFNLLR comes from the coding sequence ATGAAAAAAATTCATTTACTTGTAAATCTAAAATCTGGAAGTAATAAAGGCGAAAAAGCCTTGAAAGAAATTGAAACTATTTTAAAAGATGAAAAAGTAGTATATGACGTTCAAATTTCTACTTATCCTGGACAACTGGTTCCAATTGCGACTAAGACAGCTAATGACATCCAGAATAATCACGAATGTATTGTTGTCATTGGGGGCGATGGTTCTTTAAACCAAGCCCTGAATGGCATAAAAAATTCACTTTATCCTGATACTCCCCTAGCCTATTTTCCAGCAGGTACTGGAAATGATTTTGCTAGAGCAGCTAAGCTTCAAGATGATCCTTTAAAATTTATCAAGCATCTAAAAAATCACCCAACAGTTACAAAAGTCGATTGCGGTAGGTATCAGGACTTAATTACAGGCGAAGAAAAATATTTTGTTAATAATTTAGGAATTGGCTTTGATGCATATGTAGTTAACAAAACCAATCACTCAAAGCTCAAAACTAAGTTTAATAAGATAAATCGTGGAAACTTAACTTACGGAATAAATATTGCTCAAGCACTCAAAGGACAAGATAATTTTAGGGTCAAGATTTCAGCCAATAATCATACTTATTCTTATGATCACGCATACCTAGTTACTACAACTAACCATCCCTATTTTGGTGGTGGTGTTCCAATTTTACCAATTGCTAATATTCATAATCGAAAATTGGACATTGCAATTGTTGAAAAGCCTAACATATTTAAATTTTTGTATCTCTTCTCTAAGCTTTTAATTAATGGATCACATATGAATAGCAATCAGTTTCATTATTTTGAAGCTTCTGAAATCGAAGTTAAAACTTATCAATCAGAATATGGTCAGCTTGATGGAGAGGAATTGAATAATAGAAAATTCCATTTAAAATTTAAAGTTGATCACTTTAATCTTTTAAGGTAA